The Chryseobacterium mulctrae genomic sequence GATTATACAATTAAAAATGCAACAGTTCAAAAAAGTTATAATATTCAACAAACTGTAATTGCAAGACAAATTGTGATTGAATCAATGAATATCAATGCTCTAAATGTTTTACCAAATAGTCAAATGAGTTTGATAGGAGTTGTTAAAAAGACTCCCGTAACAACAAACACAACGATTAAATATAAAACATGGATTAGTGCTTCGAGTAATAATAATACTAACGGTATTCAAAATACAAATAATGCATATGTTCCCTATGCTTTAGGAGCTAATGGGGCATTCAGTATTAATTTCAATGCAGTACAAGCGGGTAATTACACTTATAATATTCAGGCTCAGGACGAATATGGTAATGAAAGTGCTGTTTCAACTTTTAATGTTGTTGTTGCTCCTGAAATTACATTTGTCGGTGCTATGGCTATGAATGTAGATTTTAGGTATGTATTACAATTTTCCGGAGTTCGTACATATTTAAAAGATTTCAAAAGGTCATTTAAAGCTGTAGCTGGTGGTTCGGCAACGATCATTAAAATTGAATACAATATTACATTTGATCACATGGGACAGGCAAGGAATTATAATTTTACAGAAAATGTAACGAATGGTACTAACATTTATGAAGTAACAGATGCTAATTTTGGAACAGGAACTTCAGAAATGGCTTATGTAACGAATGTACCAAATCCACCCATTACAAATTTGCAAGCTAAGATAAAGGCAACGTCATCAACAGGTGCGGTTCTTGAACAAACACTTACACCAACATATAATTTTACAATGGGATTATAATTTGAAAATGTTATAAAAAAAAAGAGCTTTCCTTCGGGAATGCTTTTTTATATTATTAATATTCATTATTTTTGGAATTATTAACTTATCTCATAACTTTAAGTTTATAATAAATACTATTTCTAACTAAGGTCAGTTCACGCTGACCTTTTTGCTTTTGATATATTTAGTACTTTTGATAAATAAAAAAAACATGTCTAAACATCCTAAGACCTTAGATAAAATCACAGATATTTTGCAACGGAAAAGAATAAATGAAAATCTAAGTTTATATGAATTAGAAAATAAAACTTCTAGTTTAGGTCTTAAAATATCTGCAGGAACTATTCAAAAGATTGAAAAAGGAGAAATTATCCCAAAAATAGATCAACTATTAATTTTATTGTCTGCATTAGGTAGTGAAATTGAGATTAGTAGTCTATTAATTAAATAGTTTATAAAAACGATACTTTTAGTAAACTTACATTTAGAGAGTAATTCAAGTAAATTTGGATTGTTTTTATATTTTATATTGTGTTTTACATTTTGAAAAAGTTTACAATTAAAATCTTGAGGTTTAAATAAACTAATTTAAAAATAAGGTTTACTTTATTGGTTTACTTTAATAAATATTTTATATATTTGTACAATAAACACCGGAGCAGGTGGATAAACTCTGCAAATAACATGGAATTTATAAGCTTTGGTAAAATTGAATCACTATCTATCTATATACTTATTATAGTAGTTTTTCTAATATTTTATATTCTTTATGATACTTTAAAACTTATCAGATATATAATTACCAATCATCCTGAGAAATACTTTAAATTAATGGAACTAGGAATTTCCATAATACTTATGATTTTCTTTAGTGCATTACTAATTGAATACAAATAATAAATTGATACACCGGAGCAGGTGGATAAACTCTGCAGATAATTTATGAAATACAAAGTAAAACCACACAAAGATTACTTTACATCTAAAGATGGGGCTATTTTTATATTCCTCTTTATTTTAATAGTAATAGTAGTAGACAACATTAATTTTTAAAAAAAATATGCAAAAATCAGATCTAAATGAAATTAAAAAATCAATTGGTAAGGTTATCATTGATAAAAAAAAACAACTACAAATTACCAATGAAGAGATATGTACAGCTGTTAATATAAAAGTGAATACACTTAACAAAATTGAACAGGGAATGTTTTCTCCAGGAATAGATCTTTTACTATTAATCTTTGAAATTCTAGAAATTAATTTAAAAATTGATTTAGAATTAATTAATTAAATATATAAATATTTTTATGAAATTTGGATACGCAAGGGTTTCAACTAAAGATCAAAATTTAGATGCCCAAATCAAGGTACTTAATAAACTTGGATGTGATAAAATATTCTTTGAGAAAATATCCGGAAAAAATATTGAAAGAACGGAACTTAATAAGCTTTTGGAGATAATTAGAGCTGGAGATACTATTATTGTAATTAAAATTGATAGACTAGCTAGATCT encodes the following:
- a CDS encoding helix-turn-helix domain-containing protein; its protein translation is MSKHPKTLDKITDILQRKRINENLSLYELENKTSSLGLKISAGTIQKIEKGEIIPKIDQLLILLSALGSEIEISSLLIK
- a CDS encoding helix-turn-helix domain-containing protein, with the translated sequence MQKSDLNEIKKSIGKVIIDKKKQLQITNEEICTAVNIKVNTLNKIEQGMFSPGIDLLLLIFEILEINLKIDLELIN